A region from the Manihot esculenta cultivar AM560-2 chromosome 13, M.esculenta_v8, whole genome shotgun sequence genome encodes:
- the LOC110629623 gene encoding transcription factor bHLH18 isoform X1, giving the protein MLFNEGYDSLFSQGMEDSAFSYQYQMNPLDYPFEDLDFHGFSAKSYSTNEQIFNPQTVQNFSCAPIESSQTSYERPKKQLKTSSWNSCTTEQINSKPPPSSSHIISFENSNSSAATSQQLYGLDPTSVKPKKEAGTNGNSNYPSALCCQGSFEEYGQGNNKKAGTLSRSPLHAQDHVLAERKRREKLSQRFISLSAVVPGLKKMDKASVLGDAIKYLKHLQERVKTLEEQAAKKTMESVVFVKKSQVYVDDDLSSTDENSVGCCDQPLPEIEVRVSDKDLLIRIHCENQKGCLLKILSELEKFHLNVINSSVLPFGNSTLDVTVVAQMDGDFSMTVKDLVRNLRQALL; this is encoded by the exons ATGTTGTTTAATGAAGGATATGATTCTTTGTTTTCACAGGGAATGGAGGATTCAGCTTTTAGCTATCAATACCAAATGAACCCTCTTGATTACCCATTTGAAGATCTTGACTTTCACGGATTCTCTGCTAAGAGCTACTCAACGAATGAACAAATCTTCAATCCCCAGACCGTGCAAAACTTTAGCTGTGCACCCATTGAATCTTCCCAAACCAGCTATGAAAGACCAAAAAAGCAGCTAAAGACCAGTAGCTGGAACTCTTGCACCACTGAACAAATCAATTCAAAGCCTCCTCCTTCCTCTTCTCACATTATCTCTTTCGAGAATTCCAATTCGTCTGCAGCCACCTCTCAACAGTTGTATGGCCTCGACCCAACAAGTGTAAAGCCTAAGAAAGAAGCGGGGACTAATGGAAACTCAAATTACCCATCTGCTTTGTGCTGTCAGGGATCCTTTGAGGAATATGGACAAGGTAACAACAAGAAGGCTGGGACATTGAGTAGGTCTCCTTTACATGCACAAGATCATGTGTTAGCAGAGAGAAAGCGCCGCGAAAAGCTTAGCCAGAGATTCATATCTCTTTCAGCTGTTGTTCCTGGCCTGAAAAAG ATGGACAAGGCTTCTGTTCTTGGAGACGCTATTAAGTACTTGAAGCATTTACAAGAACGCGTAAAGACACTTGAGGAACAAGCTGCTAAGAAAACTATGGAATCAGTAGTTTTTGTGAAGAAAtcacaggtgtatgtggacgacgATTTGTCCTCAACTGATGAGAACTCCGTTGGCTGCTGCGACCAACCGCTCCCAGAAATAGAAGTAAGAGTATCAGACAAGGATTTGCTCATTAGAATTCACTGCGAAAACCAGAAAGGCTGCCTACTGAAAATACTTAGCGAATTGGAAAAGTTTCATCTAAATGTCATCAACAGCAGTGTCTTGCCCTTCGGAAATTCCACCCTTGATGTAACTGTTGTTGCCCAG ATGGACGGTGATTTCTCCATGACAGTGAAGGATCTCGTGAGAAACCTAAGACAAGCACTGCTCTAA
- the LOC110629623 gene encoding transcription factor bHLH18 isoform X2 — protein sequence MEISSAKWLSELGMEDSAFSYQYQMNPLDYPFEDLDFHGFSAKSYSTNEQIFNPQTVQNFSCAPIESSQTSYERPKKQLKTSSWNSCTTEQINSKPPPSSSHIISFENSNSSAATSQQLYGLDPTSVKPKKEAGTNGNSNYPSALCCQGSFEEYGQGNNKKAGTLSRSPLHAQDHVLAERKRREKLSQRFISLSAVVPGLKKMDKASVLGDAIKYLKHLQERVKTLEEQAAKKTMESVVFVKKSQVYVDDDLSSTDENSVGCCDQPLPEIEVRVSDKDLLIRIHCENQKGCLLKILSELEKFHLNVINSSVLPFGNSTLDVTVVAQMDGDFSMTVKDLVRNLRQALL from the exons ATGGAAATCTCATCGGCCAAATGGTTATCTGAATTG GGAATGGAGGATTCAGCTTTTAGCTATCAATACCAAATGAACCCTCTTGATTACCCATTTGAAGATCTTGACTTTCACGGATTCTCTGCTAAGAGCTACTCAACGAATGAACAAATCTTCAATCCCCAGACCGTGCAAAACTTTAGCTGTGCACCCATTGAATCTTCCCAAACCAGCTATGAAAGACCAAAAAAGCAGCTAAAGACCAGTAGCTGGAACTCTTGCACCACTGAACAAATCAATTCAAAGCCTCCTCCTTCCTCTTCTCACATTATCTCTTTCGAGAATTCCAATTCGTCTGCAGCCACCTCTCAACAGTTGTATGGCCTCGACCCAACAAGTGTAAAGCCTAAGAAAGAAGCGGGGACTAATGGAAACTCAAATTACCCATCTGCTTTGTGCTGTCAGGGATCCTTTGAGGAATATGGACAAGGTAACAACAAGAAGGCTGGGACATTGAGTAGGTCTCCTTTACATGCACAAGATCATGTGTTAGCAGAGAGAAAGCGCCGCGAAAAGCTTAGCCAGAGATTCATATCTCTTTCAGCTGTTGTTCCTGGCCTGAAAAAG ATGGACAAGGCTTCTGTTCTTGGAGACGCTATTAAGTACTTGAAGCATTTACAAGAACGCGTAAAGACACTTGAGGAACAAGCTGCTAAGAAAACTATGGAATCAGTAGTTTTTGTGAAGAAAtcacaggtgtatgtggacgacgATTTGTCCTCAACTGATGAGAACTCCGTTGGCTGCTGCGACCAACCGCTCCCAGAAATAGAAGTAAGAGTATCAGACAAGGATTTGCTCATTAGAATTCACTGCGAAAACCAGAAAGGCTGCCTACTGAAAATACTTAGCGAATTGGAAAAGTTTCATCTAAATGTCATCAACAGCAGTGTCTTGCCCTTCGGAAATTCCACCCTTGATGTAACTGTTGTTGCCCAG ATGGACGGTGATTTCTCCATGACAGTGAAGGATCTCGTGAGAAACCTAAGACAAGCACTGCTCTAA